From one Candidatus Omnitrophota bacterium genomic stretch:
- a CDS encoding ATP-binding protein — protein MIISVASGKGGTGKTTIAVNLALSLNNVQLLDCDVEEPNAHIFLKPEIKEKLSAFIPIPEIDEVRCNTCGRCREVCAYHAIAVIPPGDSGKGRVLVFPHLCHGCGACSLLCPQKAIKEVDKEIGIIEIGQARGVQFIHGKLNVGEIMSPPLIRQVEDHIDPSKTVIIDAPPGTSCPVIAAVKKSDYCILVTEPTPFGLNDLVLAVEVLRKMKIPFGVVINRSDIGDDKVDKYCQDKNIPILLRIPFDREIALLYSRGIPLVQEKAEYREKFQKMFDVIKGNA, from the coding sequence ATGATCATATCGGTTGCGAGCGGTAAAGGTGGCACAGGGAAAACCACCATAGCAGTTAATCTGGCATTATCCTTGAACAATGTGCAATTACTCGACTGTGACGTTGAAGAGCCGAATGCCCATATTTTCCTTAAGCCGGAGATAAAAGAAAAGCTCTCCGCGTTTATTCCCATCCCGGAAATAGATGAGGTAAGATGCAATACATGCGGCAGATGCCGCGAGGTATGCGCGTATCATGCGATAGCTGTCATCCCTCCCGGTGATTCCGGTAAGGGGAGAGTCCTTGTTTTTCCGCACCTCTGTCATGGGTGCGGAGCCTGCAGCCTTTTATGCCCGCAAAAAGCCATTAAGGAAGTAGATAAAGAGATAGGTATAATAGAAATAGGACAAGCGCGCGGCGTGCAATTTATCCACGGCAAGCTTAATGTCGGCGAGATAATGTCTCCGCCTTTAATAAGGCAGGTTGAGGATCATATAGATCCCTCTAAAACCGTTATTATTGACGCGCCGCCGGGAACATCGTGTCCTGTGATAGCAGCGGTAAAAAAGAGCGATTACTGCATACTTGTAACCGAGCCCACTCCTTTTGGCCTCAACGACTTGGTACTGGCGGTCGAGGTACTGAGGAAAATGAAGATTCCTTTTGGCGTTGTCATTAACCGCTCTGATATAGGTGATGATAAAGTTGACAAATATTGTCAGGATAAAAATATACCTATACTACTTCGTATACCGTTTGATAGGGAGATCGCCCTTCTTTATTCCCGCGGCATCCCGCTGGTTCAGGAGAAAGCGGAATATAGAGAAAAATTTCAAAAAATGTTTGATGTGATAAAAGGAAATGCATGA
- a CDS encoding ATP-binding protein: MKQIVVISGKGGTGKSVLTASFAALAKNKVIVDCDVDAADLHLLLHPVVKERYEFRSGKTARLDKKICTQCGKCVAPCRFDAIKDDLTIDLISCEGCGLCSLVCPVGAITMEENVAGEWFISDTKYGPFVHAKLGIAEENSGKLVAKIRQIAKEIAEKESLDYVIIDGPPGIGCPVIASLSGVDCALVVTEPTLSGLHDAKRVIEVAEHFNVSVKLVVNKHDLNNEMTDHIEQFCMDRGIALIGKIGFDKAIVESMVAGKTIVEHCGGRIKEEIVKIWEELK; encoded by the coding sequence ATGAAACAGATAGTTGTAATAAGCGGCAAAGGTGGTACGGGGAAGAGCGTTTTAACGGCCTCGTTTGCCGCACTTGCAAAAAATAAGGTGATAGTCGATTGCGACGTAGATGCGGCAGATTTGCATCTTTTGCTGCATCCGGTTGTAAAAGAGCGTTATGAGTTCAGAAGCGGGAAGACCGCAAGGCTTGATAAGAAAATATGCACCCAGTGCGGTAAGTGTGTTGCTCCGTGTAGATTTGATGCTATAAAAGACGACTTGACCATCGATCTAATTTCGTGCGAAGGCTGCGGGTTATGCAGCCTTGTATGTCCCGTTGGTGCTATAACTATGGAAGAGAACGTAGCCGGTGAGTGGTTTATATCGGATACAAAGTACGGCCCTTTTGTCCATGCGAAGTTAGGTATTGCCGAAGAAAACTCCGGGAAACTTGTCGCGAAAATACGGCAGATAGCCAAGGAGATTGCTGAAAAAGAAAGCTTAGATTACGTTATTATTGACGGCCCTCCCGGCATTGGCTGTCCTGTGATTGCTTCATTATCCGGCGTTGACTGCGCCCTGGTTGTGACCGAGCCTACACTTTCAGGTCTCCATGATGCGAAGAGAGTTATCGAGGTTGCGGAACACTTCAATGTGTCGGTTAAGCTGGTAGTTAATAAACATGATCTCAATAATGAGATGACTGATCATATAGAACAGTTTTGCATGGATAGAGGCATTGCTCTTATTGGTAAGATAGGTTTCGACAAGGCCATTGTGGAGTCGATGGTTGCGGGAAAAACGATCGTTGAACATTGCGGCGGCAGGATAAAAGAAGAGATTGTTAAGATTTGGGAAGAGCTGAAATGA
- a CDS encoding methylenetetrahydrofolate reductase C-terminal domain-containing protein, translating to MIITKQKSIDEILKYIEKDSTVFLIGCAVCATTCKTGGENEIKSLSKALEDSGKTVAGWDILNPACYVFESKKLLRRKEKELTASQSIISLACGGGTQAMAEILQKPVYPANDTLFQGEIIRLSPKEDRFEKKCLMCGECIVGTTGGICPVTRCPKGLRNGPCGGQNKGKCEIDPDRDCVWVLIYKRLKELGQLENMRLMSGARDHRKAIDWLLVNKH from the coding sequence ATGATTATAACTAAACAAAAAAGCATAGACGAGATATTGAAATACATTGAAAAAGATTCCACCGTTTTTTTGATCGGATGCGCTGTTTGCGCCACTACCTGTAAGACGGGCGGCGAGAATGAAATAAAAAGCCTGTCAAAAGCGCTTGAAGATAGCGGTAAAACCGTAGCCGGGTGGGATATTCTTAATCCGGCTTGCTATGTTTTTGAGTCAAAAAAGCTTCTTAGGCGCAAAGAGAAAGAGCTTACCGCTTCCCAATCGATCATAAGCCTTGCCTGCGGCGGCGGGACACAGGCCATGGCGGAGATTCTACAGAAGCCTGTTTATCCGGCCAATGATACGTTATTTCAAGGGGAGATTATCAGGCTTTCCCCAAAAGAGGATCGTTTTGAAAAAAAGTGTCTGATGTGTGGCGAATGTATAGTAGGTACGACCGGCGGTATCTGCCCGGTTACCAGATGTCCCAAAGGCCTGCGAAACGGCCCTTGCGGCGGGCAGAATAAAGGTAAATGCGAAATCGACCCTGACAGGGATTGTGTATGGGTCCTTATTTATAAAAGGCTTAAAGAATTGGGGCAGCTTGAAAATATGCGGTTGATGAGCGGGGCAAGGGATCATAGAAAAGCAATTGATTGGTTGCTGGTTAATAAACACTAG
- a CDS encoding DUF2099 family protein — translation MKDIHIVRYFSSLIIISNGRVIKVTKPTISHCPLAGFLYKGLKRSGDLPLPRLKDEIKKVVEGKIKQFGFCTKNRMVWEEESSIPYGASEIIAHGLKNKSIDCTVTVCDGVGTVITNIPQIVQGIGARMHTVLKTSFIPEVAVKLRRYGCHILEERGTIDQKAGVAAAVEKGFNNIAVTVCAFGDERLEYIRRIEKERKISVTILVICTSGIKKDRLDEIEKYADIAWSCNSPDVKNQLNKRAIRALSKVSPVYILTENGAKLVAAYSPNIFGVRKEMGEPACG, via the coding sequence ATGAAGGATATTCATATTGTTAGATATTTTTCATCATTGATTATCATATCGAATGGTAGAGTAATCAAAGTAACTAAGCCTACCATTTCGCATTGTCCACTTGCAGGTTTTCTTTATAAAGGGCTCAAAAGATCCGGCGATTTGCCGCTTCCACGGCTAAAAGATGAAATTAAAAAAGTCGTTGAAGGTAAAATAAAACAGTTTGGTTTTTGCACTAAAAACAGGATGGTATGGGAAGAAGAAAGCTCGATACCTTATGGGGCCTCAGAGATCATAGCCCACGGGTTAAAAAATAAATCAATCGATTGTACCGTGACAGTATGCGATGGTGTAGGGACGGTTATTACGAATATTCCTCAGATCGTGCAAGGCATAGGCGCGAGAATGCATACTGTGCTAAAGACATCTTTTATACCGGAAGTTGCCGTGAAATTGCGCCGGTATGGTTGCCATATATTAGAGGAAAGGGGTACGATAGACCAAAAGGCGGGAGTTGCAGCGGCGGTAGAAAAGGGTTTTAACAATATTGCCGTTACGGTATGCGCTTTTGGCGATGAGCGTCTTGAGTATATAAGGAGGATCGAAAAAGAGCGTAAGATATCGGTAACCATTCTTGTCATATGTACGTCAGGCATTAAAAAGGACCGCCTCGATGAAATAGAAAAATATGCCGATATAGCGTGGTCTTGTAATTCACCGGATGTAAAGAACCAATTAAACAAAAGGGCGATAAGGGCCTTGTCAAAAGTATCACCGGTATATATTTTAACCGAAAACGGCGCAAAGCTTGTTGCGGCGTATTCGCCGAATATATTCGGCGTAAGAAAAGAGATGGGAGAACCAGCATGCGGCTAA
- a CDS encoding MBL fold metallo-hydrolase, translated as MRLKILAEGSTKWQRFVKHWGLSILIDDDILFDTFGRPDYILKQLKQFHIDVDKIRHIVISHDDWDHVAGLWKILERNNDVTVYVCPHFKSGIKAKIKWYGARIAEIDGVFNLRDNIYLSGELTGKRCDFDISEQYLAVKSAEGIVVITGCAHPGIVEITQHAKSSFDSNIRFLIGGFHLKDYTAEGAHDIILRLKALGVGQVIPFHCTGRIAQKLFEKEFKQDCIIPSEGQIIEI; from the coding sequence ATGCGGCTAAAAATTTTAGCAGAAGGTTCGACAAAATGGCAGCGTTTTGTAAAGCATTGGGGGTTGTCCATTCTTATAGATGACGACATCCTTTTCGACACATTCGGAAGACCCGATTACATTTTAAAGCAGCTAAAGCAATTCCATATAGATGTTGATAAGATAAGGCATATCGTAATTTCTCATGATGATTGGGATCACGTCGCAGGTTTATGGAAGATATTGGAACGCAATAACGACGTTACCGTATATGTATGTCCTCATTTTAAATCCGGGATCAAGGCAAAGATTAAGTGGTATGGCGCGCGTATCGCGGAAATAGACGGGGTATTTAATTTACGGGATAATATCTATTTGAGCGGCGAGCTTACGGGTAAACGGTGCGATTTCGATATTTCGGAGCAGTATCTGGCCGTAAAATCAGCCGAGGGAATTGTTGTTATTACGGGATGCGCCCATCCCGGCATAGTTGAGATTACACAGCACGCCAAATCCTCTTTTGATTCGAATATTCGATTTCTTATAGGAGGTTTTCATCTCAAAGACTATACGGCAGAAGGAGCTCATGATATAATCTTAAGATTAAAAGCGCTAGGGGTCGGCCAGGTCATTCCTTTTCATTGTACGGGCCGGATCGCGCAGAAGTTATTCGAAAAAGAGTTTAAACAGGATTGTATTATTCCGAGCGAAGGTCAAATTATAGAAATTTGA
- a CDS encoding CoA-binding protein, with product MEKLINDFLAQKSFAVAGSFRDESKYAYKILKILKNKGYEVYPVHPTMKEVDGQPCYSSVKDIPYAVDVVNLVTPPSVTEMILGECKQRGIKKIWLQPGAESENAIRFCKENNMDVVYQVCVMMEAK from the coding sequence ATGGAAAAGCTGATCAACGATTTTTTGGCACAGAAGAGTTTTGCTGTGGCGGGATCATTCCGGGACGAATCAAAATACGCCTACAAGATTTTAAAGATATTGAAAAATAAGGGATATGAGGTCTATCCTGTGCATCCCACCATGAAGGAAGTTGACGGACAGCCTTGTTATTCAAGCGTTAAAGATATTCCTTATGCTGTAGATGTCGTTAATTTAGTTACGCCACCTTCGGTGACTGAAATGATATTGGGAGAATGCAAACAGAGAGGTATAAAGAAGATATGGCTCCAGCCCGGGGCCGAGAGTGAAAATGCAATAAGGTTTTGTAAGGAAAACAACATGGATGTTGTATACCAGGTTTGTGTCATGATGGAAGCGAAGTAA
- a CDS encoding FAD-dependent oxidoreductase → MPNKTDILVVGAGPAGIVCALTAKKYYPDKNVTVIRNIANGVIPCGIPYMFASLNNPDDNKLGMASLENNGIKTVVDEVTGINRKEKRVETAGKTDYVYEKLVLATGSMPLILPIKGIDKDGVYPINKEMAYLKDVIKKIKNCKHVLVIGGGFIGVEFADELSKLKGLAVTLVEVLPHLMANSFDPEFSKMAEKRLLEKGINVLTGTRVTEIAGGDRVEKVKFDNGKDMPVDGIILGVGSRPNVKLAVDAGLELGSCQGILTDEYMRTLRDPDIFAIGDCSCKRDFYTRKAIPVMLASTATAEARIAGANLYQIKVVRENKGTIAIYSTYIDGLVLGSAGLTERTASAEGFEIIVGCADGIDKHPVSLPGAVKGMVKLIFSRQSGIILGGQISCGMSCAQAINIVGIAIQKRMSYTELETLQIATHPYLTSAPTMYPIIMAAQDAVGRIRG, encoded by the coding sequence ATGCCGAATAAGACAGATATATTAGTAGTGGGAGCAGGCCCCGCAGGAATAGTATGTGCCTTAACCGCTAAAAAATATTATCCCGATAAAAATGTCACGGTAATCAGAAATATCGCAAACGGTGTTATTCCCTGCGGCATTCCTTACATGTTCGCAAGTTTAAACAATCCCGATGACAATAAACTCGGAATGGCGTCTCTGGAAAATAACGGCATAAAGACGGTCGTTGATGAGGTGACCGGTATAAACAGAAAAGAGAAAAGGGTAGAAACGGCGGGCAAAACAGATTATGTGTATGAAAAATTGGTTCTGGCGACCGGTTCAATGCCCCTGATCCTGCCCATAAAAGGGATAGATAAAGATGGAGTTTATCCGATCAATAAAGAGATGGCATATTTAAAAGATGTGATAAAAAAGATAAAGAACTGTAAGCACGTTCTTGTTATAGGAGGCGGGTTTATAGGTGTTGAATTTGCCGATGAGCTTTCTAAATTAAAGGGGCTTGCCGTTACATTAGTAGAGGTGCTTCCGCATTTAATGGCCAATTCGTTCGATCCGGAATTTTCGAAGATGGCTGAGAAGCGTTTACTGGAAAAAGGAATAAATGTTTTAACCGGTACCAGGGTTACGGAGATAGCCGGCGGAGATAGGGTCGAGAAAGTGAAATTTGATAACGGAAAAGATATGCCTGTCGACGGGATCATACTTGGAGTCGGGTCAAGGCCAAATGTAAAATTGGCTGTTGATGCCGGATTGGAATTGGGATCCTGCCAGGGTATTTTGACCGATGAATATATGCGCACTTTACGCGATCCGGATATATTTGCGATAGGGGATTGTTCCTGCAAAAGGGATTTTTATACCCGGAAGGCGATACCCGTGATGCTGGCTTCCACTGCAACAGCCGAAGCCAGGATCGCCGGGGCAAATTTGTACCAAATAAAGGTAGTGCGGGAGAATAAAGGCACGATTGCCATATATTCCACGTATATTGACGGCCTTGTCCTGGGTTCGGCTGGGCTTACGGAAAGGACAGCCAGCGCGGAGGGTTTTGAGATCATTGTCGGCTGCGCGGACGGCATCGATAAGCATCCTGTTTCGCTGCCCGGAGCCGTCAAAGGTATGGTAAAATTAATATTTTCCCGGCAGTCAGGTATCATCCTGGGAGGGCAGATAAGCTGCGGAATGTCCTGCGCGCAGGCGATCAACATAGTAGGGATAGCGATCCAGAAAAGGATGTCTTACACAGAGCTTGAGACTTTACAGATCGCGACTCATCCGTATCTGACAAGCGCTCCTACCATGTACCCGATAATAATGGCTGCCCAGGATGCGGTAGGGAGGATACGTGGATAA
- a CDS encoding hydrogenase maturation nickel metallochaperone HypA, with product MHETRFVNEIFAVLKQRLGKDAASGRILVNVRLSPFSHVSATTLKESFNALAGNEDYKTASINVLPLEIPFECGNCKRKAVITKKMFECPFCGSADVDIKMDKEFFVESLEIEKKDA from the coding sequence ATGCATGAAACGAGATTTGTAAATGAAATATTTGCCGTGTTGAAGCAGAGACTGGGTAAGGATGCGGCTTCGGGACGGATTTTAGTCAATGTTCGCTTAAGCCCTTTCAGCCATGTATCGGCTACGACCCTGAAAGAGTCGTTCAATGCGTTGGCCGGGAATGAAGATTATAAAACCGCGTCAATTAATGTGCTCCCGCTTGAAATTCCTTTCGAATGCGGTAATTGCAAACGCAAGGCCGTGATCACGAAAAAAATGTTTGAATGCCCTTTTTGCGGCAGCGCGGATGTTGATATTAAAATGGACAAAGAATTTTTTGTAGAATCACTGGAAATAGAGAAAAAGGATGCTTGA
- a CDS encoding FeoA family protein — translation MKKVSLVHLKPNHKGRVSEISGGLGLRHRLMSMGLYVGKEVTKLSYIGLRGPVVIRVGRSVLALGHGMAMKIIIEAE, via the coding sequence ATGAAAAAAGTTTCTTTGGTCCATCTTAAACCGAACCACAAAGGCAGGGTCTCGGAAATCTCGGGAGGCTTGGGATTGCGGCACAGGCTGATGAGCATGGGCCTTTACGTGGGTAAAGAGGTCACAAAGCTTAGCTACATCGGTTTGAGGGGGCCTGTTGTAATAAGGGTTGGCCGCAGCGTCCTGGCCCTGGGGCACGGGATGGCGATGAAAATTATCATAGAGGCAGAATGA
- a CDS encoding ferrous iron transporter B produces the protein MIKKIYLIGNPNVGKSVVFSRLTGVHVVSSNYPGTTVEFIKGYLTSGNQKIEVIDLPGTYSLEPGSSAEEVAVSLLKEHSQDEIAVINVIDSTNLERNLLLTLQLVEEGFPTIACMNMCDDAVHRGVHIDISKLEEILQIPVISTCAVTGAGIKLLIDRIKEARSVSRSKLPHEERWKEIGRIIEQVQNLEHRHHRLRELLEDASVCPISGLIMAVGVIYVSFKIVRFIGESIISRITDPFFYETVQPLLEKMTAHWQEKSFVFHLLIGDLIHGKIDFKQSLGLLTTAPYIEFGMVLPYVISFYLVLSLLEDIGYLPRLAILLDNLLHHLGLHGYAIIPVLLGFGCNVPGILSTRVLESKRERFIASTIISIGVPCVPLQAMIVGLLGAFGGFYAGGVYLVLFCVILILGVILNRALPGYSPEFLIEIPPYRFPPLTMLARKLYFRVKGFLFEAVPIVLIGVLVVNILLYFKLFDVVTGLFAPVIHGLFGLPKEAIVALIVGFLRKDVAVGMLAPLGLSAKQLFIAATLLAISFPCIATFIVLWKELGVKDLIKSTLIMITVSIIVGAMLNFVILR, from the coding sequence ATGATAAAAAAGATCTATTTAATAGGTAACCCGAATGTCGGCAAAAGCGTCGTATTCTCCCGCCTCACAGGTGTCCATGTAGTCTCATCCAATTATCCCGGTACCACCGTCGAGTTTATCAAAGGTTATTTAACATCCGGAAATCAGAAGATCGAAGTTATTGACTTGCCCGGGACATATTCATTAGAACCAGGTTCAAGCGCCGAAGAGGTAGCCGTCTCGCTGTTAAAAGAGCATTCACAAGATGAGATAGCCGTCATTAATGTCATCGATTCAACCAATTTAGAAAGGAATCTGCTTTTGACCCTGCAGCTTGTTGAGGAAGGATTTCCGACGATCGCCTGCATGAACATGTGCGACGACGCCGTTCATAGGGGAGTTCATATCGATATCAGTAAGTTAGAAGAAATTTTACAAATTCCCGTGATTTCTACCTGTGCCGTAACGGGGGCGGGTATAAAATTATTGATCGATAGGATAAAAGAAGCAAGGTCTGTTTCAAGAAGTAAGCTTCCTCATGAAGAACGGTGGAAGGAGATAGGGCGTATCATCGAGCAGGTACAGAACCTTGAGCATCGCCATCACCGCTTAAGAGAGTTATTGGAGGACGCGTCTGTTTGTCCGATTTCAGGACTAATAATGGCGGTGGGAGTTATATATGTATCATTTAAAATAGTCCGTTTTATAGGTGAATCCATAATAAGCAGAATAACAGATCCTTTCTTTTATGAAACGGTCCAGCCTTTATTGGAAAAGATGACCGCTCATTGGCAGGAAAAGAGTTTCGTATTCCACTTGCTAATAGGCGATTTGATTCACGGAAAGATAGATTTCAAGCAGTCGCTTGGACTCTTGACCACAGCGCCCTACATTGAATTCGGCATGGTATTGCCGTATGTAATATCGTTCTATCTTGTCTTGAGCCTGCTGGAAGATATAGGCTATCTGCCGCGCCTGGCAATATTATTGGACAATCTCTTGCACCATCTGGGCCTGCATGGCTATGCTATAATACCTGTGCTTTTAGGTTTTGGTTGCAACGTTCCAGGTATATTGTCTACGCGTGTATTAGAGTCAAAACGCGAAAGGTTTATCGCCTCTACTATTATCTCCATCGGCGTGCCATGCGTTCCGCTGCAAGCTATGATTGTCGGGTTACTGGGCGCGTTCGGCGGCTTTTATGCCGGCGGCGTATATCTTGTGTTATTTTGCGTAATATTGATATTGGGGGTAATTTTAAACCGGGCCCTGCCCGGATACAGCCCCGAATTTCTGATAGAAATTCCTCCTTATAGATTTCCTCCGCTTACGATGCTGGCAAGAAAATTATATTTTCGCGTTAAGGGTTTTTTGTTTGAGGCAGTGCCGATAGTATTGATAGGCGTCCTGGTCGTAAATATACTTTTGTATTTTAAGTTGTTTGACGTCGTGACAGGCCTCTTTGCCCCGGTTATCCACGGATTATTCGGCCTGCCAAAAGAAGCGATAGTCGCCCTTATCGTGGGTTTTTTAAGGAAAGATGTCGCGGTGGGCATGCTCGCGCCGCTGGGACTTTCAGCCAAACAACTTTTTATAGCGGCGACATTATTGGCTATATCGTTCCCATGTATCGCGACTTTTATAGTTTTATGGAAAGAACTTGGCGTTAAAGACCTGATAAAATCGACGCTTATAATGATAACAGTCAGTATCATCGTAGGCGCTATGCTTAATTTTGTGATTCTGCGTTAA
- a CDS encoding VIT1/CCC1 transporter family protein encodes MDRALILKIQKSELTDNIVYKQLAGLVKKDEHRRLLEKISGEELKHYQIFKGLTGEEVLPDRLKVFLFVAISRFLGLNFGLKLMETAEEIAQDTYEGLKGISPEIESVIRDEEEHEKEIIGLINEESLKYVSSVVLGLNDALVELTAALTGFTLALQNSRLIGIVGLITGIAGSMSMAASEYLSTRQEETDKDPIKASVYTGIAYVCTVILLVMPYFLFKNIFLSLSLVIATALLIILTFTFYISVAKSLDFKKRFFEMAGLSLSIAVATFFIGLAMRKIFGVEI; translated from the coding sequence ATGGATCGAGCACTGATATTAAAAATTCAGAAAAGCGAATTGACGGATAATATCGTTTACAAGCAGCTTGCCGGGCTCGTGAAAAAAGACGAACATCGCCGCCTCCTGGAAAAGATCTCCGGGGAAGAGCTTAAACACTATCAGATTTTTAAGGGTTTGACAGGCGAGGAGGTCCTGCCTGACAGGCTCAAGGTATTTCTATTTGTGGCCATTTCCCGTTTTCTCGGATTAAATTTTGGCCTTAAGCTTATGGAGACTGCCGAAGAGATAGCCCAGGATACATACGAAGGCTTAAAAGGCATATCGCCGGAAATAGAATCCGTGATACGCGATGAAGAGGAGCACGAAAAAGAGATAATAGGGTTAATCAACGAGGAAAGTCTAAAGTATGTAAGCTCGGTAGTTCTCGGCTTAAATGACGCCCTTGTTGAATTGACAGCGGCCCTTACAGGATTTACTCTTGCCTTGCAGAATAGCCGCCTCATAGGGATCGTGGGATTAATCACAGGGATAGCGGGCTCCATGTCCATGGCGGCCTCGGAGTATCTCTCGACCAGGCAGGAAGAGACGGACAAGGACCCTATCAAGGCGAGCGTTTATACGGGCATCGCCTATGTATGCACAGTGATCCTGCTGGTGATGCCTTATTTTCTGTTCAAAAACATATTTTTAAGTCTAAGCCTGGTCATCGCGACCGCGCTTTTGATCATACTTACCTTTACTTTCTATATCTCTGTCGCCAAGAGTCTTGATTTCAAGAAAAGATTTTTTGAGATGGCCGGTTTAAGTTTAAGCATAGCGGTTGCGACATTCTTTATAGGCCTTGCGATGAGAAAAATATTCGGAGTGGAGATTTAG
- a CDS encoding metal ABC transporter substrate-binding protein → MRKICVFLIMLLAMSSFAYGKDTLNVLTTTEDLKSITEAIGGDKVKVDSLAKGLQDPHFVDAKPSFMMKAKNADLFIRIGLELEIGYEELIIDGSRNQKIRIGNPGHLDASEGVYLLEVPTTAKVDRSMGDVHPMGNPHYWLDPENARIVARNIAGRLSEILPENDGYFKENLKAFDKKMDEKTAEWNRKMAPFKGKKIAIYHRSWPYFADRFGLVIACELEPKPGIPPSPGHLKEVIDIMKRDNVKIILMEVFYDEKPAQFVAAQTGAEVVVVPNSVGGTKDAKDYFSLIDTIVEKIAAGFQVSGKE, encoded by the coding sequence ATGAGAAAAATATGCGTTTTTTTGATAATGTTACTGGCAATGAGCAGCTTCGCTTATGGTAAAGACACGCTGAACGTCCTTACCACAACAGAAGATCTTAAGTCGATTACCGAAGCTATCGGGGGAGATAAAGTCAAAGTAGATTCTCTTGCCAAAGGTCTTCAGGATCCGCATTTTGTGGACGCGAAGCCGTCTTTTATGATGAAGGCCAAGAATGCGGATCTATTTATACGGATTGGTTTAGAGCTTGAGATCGGATACGAGGAACTGATAATAGACGGCTCCAGGAATCAGAAGATACGGATTGGGAACCCGGGCCATCTTGATGCCTCTGAAGGCGTGTATCTTTTAGAAGTTCCTACCACTGCGAAGGTTGACCGGTCAATGGGAGACGTCCATCCAATGGGCAATCCTCATTACTGGCTTGATCCTGAGAATGCCAGGATCGTGGCACGAAACATCGCCGGTCGATTATCAGAGATTCTTCCGGAAAATGACGGATATTTTAAAGAGAACCTAAAGGCATTTGATAAGAAGATGGATGAAAAGACGGCCGAATGGAACAGGAAAATGGCGCCTTTCAAAGGAAAAAAGATTGCCATTTATCATCGCAGTTGGCCGTATTTCGCGGATAGGTTTGGGTTGGTAATAGCATGTGAGTTAGAACCTAAACCCGGTATCCCGCCGTCACCCGGACATTTGAAGGAAGTAATAGACATAATGAAACGCGACAATGTAAAAATAATACTCATGGAAGTATTCTATGATGAAAAACCCGCGCAGTTTGTTGCCGCCCAAACCGGAGCTGAAGTAGTCGTGGTGCCGAATTCTGTCGGCGGCACAAAAGATGCCAAGGATTATTTCAGTCTTATTGATACGATTGTAGAAAAAATTGCGGCAGGATTTCAGGTCTCAGGAAAGGAGTAA
- a CDS encoding metal ABC transporter permease: MDIFTLMAAPFAACLVLTGIHCYLGLHVVMRGVIFVDLALAQIAAFGAVLMLLFGYELSSPQSYTASLLFTFIGAGIFALSRLREKAIPQEAIIGIVYAVFSAAAILVLDRAPHGHEALQTMLVGSILYVNWSAVLKMFLIYLAVGVFHFVFRKRFFLISRDVGEARRKGIPVMFWDFLFYITFGFVVTSSVKIAGVLLVFSYLIVPAVCAMLLAKDALRRLILGWIIGFLVSILGLFFSVRLDLPTGASVVTCFGVALIVSAGLSFYLTKRT; the protein is encoded by the coding sequence ATGGACATCTTTACATTGATGGCGGCCCCGTTTGCCGCGTGTCTTGTGCTTACAGGCATCCACTGTTATCTTGGGCTTCATGTTGTAATGAGAGGTGTTATATTTGTAGATTTGGCCTTGGCCCAGATAGCCGCTTTTGGCGCTGTCCTGATGCTTTTATTCGGATATGAACTATCGAGCCCGCAGTCCTATACAGCCTCGCTCCTTTTTACTTTTATCGGAGCGGGAATTTTCGCTTTAAGCAGATTAAGAGAGAAGGCGATACCTCAAGAAGCTATTATCGGAATAGTTTACGCGGTCTTCTCCGCGGCGGCAATCCTTGTCCTGGATCGGGCGCCTCACGGACATGAGGCGCTGCAGACTATGCTCGTGGGCAGTATCCTTTATGTCAATTGGTCTGCCGTTTTAAAGATGTTCTTGATTTACCTGGCCGTAGGGGTGTTTCACTTTGTATTTCGAAAAAGGTTTTTTCTTATCTCACGGGATGTCGGCGAGGCGAGAAGAAAAGGAATTCCGGTCATGTTTTGGGACTTTCTTTTTTACATTACTTTCGGATTTGTGGTTACCAGTTCGGTTAAAATCGCAGGCGTACTTCTGGTGTTCAGCTATCTCATTGTCCCGGCAGTGTGCGCCATGCTTCTGGCGAAAGATGCCCTGCGCAGGCTTATTCTCGGCTGGATCATAGGATTTTTAGTCAGTATCTTAGGGCTCTTTTTTTCGGTGAGGTTGGATCTACCCACCGGAGCGTCGGTAGTAACTTGTTTTGGCGTAGCGCTTATCGTATCAGCGGGGCTGTCGTTTTATTTAACAAAGAGAACATAG